CGCTCATTCTGCGTGATAAAGACAACACTCAGCGCTTTCTGGAGGAGGAGGCCGAGAAGATGAAGCAGGTGGCGGAGGAGGCAGCACGGCTGAGTGTGGCGGCCCAGGAGGCCGCCCGCCTGCGGCAGCTAGCAGAGGAAGACCTGGCTCAGCAGCGGGCGCTGGCTGAAAAGATGCTGAAGGAAAAGATGCAGGCGGTGCAGGAGGCCACAAGGCTCAAGGCCGAGGCGCAGCTGCTGCAGCAGCAGAAGGAGCTTGCACAGGAGCAGGCGCGGCGGCTACAGGAGGACAAGGAGCAGATGGCGCAGCAACTGGTGCAGGAGACTCAGGGTTTCCAGCGCACCCTGGAGGCGGAGCGCCAGCGGCAGCTGGAGATGAGCGCAGAGGCTGAGCGCTTGAAGCTGCGCGTGGCCGAGATGAGCCGGGCCCAAGCCCGGGCGGAGGAGGATGCCCAGCGCTTCCGTAAGCAGGCTGAGGAGATAGGTGAGAAGCTGCACCGCACTGAGCTCGCCACGCAAGAGAAGGTGACACTAGTGCAGACGCTGGAGATCCAGCGGCAGCAGAGCGACCAAGATGCCGATCGCCTGCGGGAGGCCATTGCTGAGCTGGAGCGGGAGAAGGAGAAGCTCAGGGAGGAGGCCAGGTCACTACAGCTCAAGTCCGAGGAGGTACTGGCCTCACCACTCGCACACAGGTGGGCGGGCAGGCCTGGGTGGGGTGTCCCCAGGGCCCCGATGTCCCTGACCATCCTCCCCTTTCACAGATGCAGACCGTGCAGCAGGAACAGCTGCTACAGGAGACGCAGGCCCTGCAGCAGAGCTTCCTCTCAGAGAAAGACAGCCTGCTGCAGCGGGAACGCTTCATCGAGCAGGAGAAGGCCAAGCTGGAGCGGCTCTTCCAGGATGAGGTGGCCAAGGCTCAGGAGCTGCGTGAGGagcagcggcggcagcagcagcagatggagcaggagaagcagcagctgcTGGCCAGCATGGAGGAGGCCCGGCGGCAGCAGCGTGAGGCTGAAGAGGGCGTGCGGCGCAAGCAGGAGGAGCTGCAGCGCCTggagcagcagcggcagcagcaggaGAAGCTGCTGGCCGAGGAGAACCAGAGGTTGCGCGAGCGGCTACAGCAGCTGGAAGAGGAGCACCGGGCTGCATTGGCACACTCGCAGGTTGTGGCCTCCAAAATCCTACCTAACGGCCGGGATGCACCCGACGGCCCAGCCACAGACGCGGAGCCCGAGCACGCCTTCGATGGTCTGCGGCGGAAGGTGCCAGCCCAGCGGCTACAAGAGGTAGGCATCCTGAGCATGGAGGAGGTACAGCGCCTGGAGCAGGGCCACACCACGGTGGCCCAGCTCTCGCAGCGGGAGGACGTGCGCCGCTACCTGCAGGGCCGCAGCAGCATCGCAGGGCTGCTACTGGAGCCAACCGGTGAGAAGCTGAGTGTGTATGCCGCCCTGCAGAGGCAGCTTCTGAGCCCAGGCACAGCCCTCATCCTGCTTGAGGCTCAGGCGGCCTCAGGCTTCCTCCTGGATCCCGTGCGGAACCGTCGGCTGACTGTCAATGAGGCCGTGAAGGAGGGCCTGGTGGGCCCCGAGCTGCATCATAAGCTGCTGTCGGCCGAGCGCGCCGTCACTGGCTACAAGGACCCTTACACTGGGGAGCAGATCTCCCTGTTCCAGGCCATGAAAAAGGACCTGATCGTCAGGGACCACGGCATCCGCCTGCTGGAGGCCCAGATCGCCACGGGCGGCATCATCGACCCGGTGCACAGCCACCGCGTGCCCGTGCATGTGGCCTACCAGCGTGGCTATTTTGACGAGGAAATGAACCGTGTGCTGGCGGACCCGAGCGACGACACCAAGGGCTTCTTTGACCCCAACACGCACGAGAACCTCACCTACCTACAGCTGATGGAGCGCTGTGTGGAGGACTCTGAGACTGGCCTGCGCCTCCTGCCACTCACAGACCAGGCCGCTAAGGGTGGTGAGCTAGTCTACACTGACTCAGAGGCCCGGGACGTGTTTGAGAAGGCTACTGTGTCCGCACCATTTGGCAAGTTCCAGGGCAGGACGGTGACCATCTGGGAGCTCATCAACTCTGAGTATTTCACGGCGGAGCAGCGGCGGGACCTGCTGCGTCAGTTCCGCACAGGCAAGGTGACTGTGGAGAAGATCATCAAAATCGTCATCACTGTGGTTGAGGAACACGAGCAGAAAGGCCAGCTCTGCTTTGAGGGTCTGCGCGCCCTGGTGCCCGCCGCCGAGCTGCTAGACAGCCAGGTCATCAACCGTGACCTCTATCGCCAGCTGCAGAGGGGCGAACGCTCAGTGCAAGAGGTAGCTGAGGTGGACGCTGTGCGACAGGCTCTGCGGGGCACCAACGTCATCGCAGGTGTGTGGCTGGAGGAGGCAGGGCAGAAGCTGAGCATCTACGAAGCCCTGAAAAAAGAATTATTGCAGCCAGAGGTGGCTGTGGCCCTGCTGGAGGCCCAGGCTGGCACCGGGCACATCATTGACCCCGCCACAAGCGCCCGGCTCACCGTAGACGACGCCGTGCGCGCTGGCCTGGTGGGGCCTGAGCTGCACGAGAAGCTGCTGTCGGCTGAGAAGGCTGTGACAGGCTACAAGGACCCGTACTCGGGGCAGAGCGTTTCCCTGTTCCAGGCCCTGAAGAAGGGCCTCATCCCCAAGGAGCAGGGTCTGCGCCTGCTAGATGCCCAACTCTCCACAGGTGGCATTGTGGATCCCAGCAGGAGCCACCGTGTGCCTCTGGATGTTGCTTGTGCCCGGGGTTACCTGGACAAGGAGACCAGCAAAGCTTTGTTGGCACCCAGGGATGACGCCAAGACTTACTACGACCCCAGTACACGGGAGCCTGTCACCTATGGCCAGCTCCAGCAGCAGTGCCGGCCCGACCAGCTGACGGGTCTGAGCCTGCTGCCGCTCTCAGAGAAGGCCGCCCGGGCCCGGCAGGAGGAGATCTACTCTGAGCTCCAGGCCCGTGAGACCTTCCAGAAGACCACGGTCGAGGTGCCTATGGGCAGCTTCCAGGGCAGGACAGTGACCATCTGGGAGCTGATCAGCTCTGAGTACTTCACAGAGGAACAGAGGCTGGAGCTGCTGCGTCAGTTCCGTACAGGCAAGGTCACTGTGGAGAAGATCATTAAGATTGTCATCACCATCGTGGAAGAGGTGGAGACTGTGCGGCGTGAGAAACTCTCCTTCAGTGGTCTCCGTGCCCCGGTGCCGGCCAGTGAACTCTTGGCTGCTGGGGTCCTCAGCAGTGCTCAGTTTGAGCAGCTCAAGGACGGCAAGACATCGGTCAAGGATCTGTCGGAGGTGGACTCTGTGCGGACGCTCCTCCAGGGCACTGGTTGCCTCGCTGGCATCTACTTGGAGGACTCCAAAGAGAAGGTGACCATCTACGAGGCCATGCGGCGTGGCCTGCTCAGGCCCAGCACGGCCGCGCTCCTGCTTGAGGCCCAGGCAGCCACCGGCTTCCTGGTGGACCCTGTGCGGAACCAGCGCCTGTATGTCCACGAGGCCGTGAAAGCGGGCATCGTGGGCCCCGAGCTGCACGAGAAGCTGCTATCGGCTGAGAAGGCCGTCACCGGCTACAAGGACCCGTACTCGGGTAACACCATCTCCCTGTTCCAGGCCATGAAGAAGGGCCTTGTCCTCAGAGACCACGGCATCCGCCTGCTGGAGGCCCAGATCGCCACGGGCGGCATCATCGACCCGGTGCACAGCCACCGCGTGCCCGTGCACGTGGCCTACCAGCGCGGCTACTTTGACGAGGAAATGAACCGCGTCCTGGCAGACCCGAGCGATGACACCAAGGGCTTCTTCGACCCCAACACGCATGAAAACCTAACCTACCGGCAGCTATTGGAGCGCTGTGTGGAGGACCCCGAGACCGGCCTGCGCCTCCTGCCGCTGAAGGGGGCAGAGAAGGTGGAGGTGGTAGAGACCACGCAGGTGTATACGGAGGAGGAGACCCGGAGGGCATTTGAGGAGACGCAGATTGACATCCCGGGTGGCGGCAGCCATGGCGGCTCCACCATGTCCCTGTGGGAGGTGATGCAGTCGGACTTAATCCCCAAGGAGCAGCAGGCACGCCTCATGGCCGACTTCCAGGCTGGCCGGGTGACCAAGGAGCGCATGATCATTATCATCATTGAAATCATCGAGAAGACCGAGATCATCCGCCAGCAGAACTTGGCTTCCTATGACTACGTCCGCCGCCGCCTCACCGCCGAGGACCTATATGAGGCCCGGGTCATCTCCCGCGAGGCCTATAACCTACTCCGGGAGGGCACCAAGAGCCTCCGTGAGGTACTGGAGGCGGAGTCCGCCTGGCGCTACCTGTACGGCTCGGGCTGTGTGGCCGGCGTCTACCTCCCTGGCTCCAGGCAGACACTGACCATCTATCAGGCCCTCAGGAGGGGGCTGCTGAGCGCTGAGGTGGCCCGCTTACTGCTGGAGGCACAAGCAGCCACGGGTTTCCTTCTGGACCCAGTGAAGGGCGAGCGGCTCACCGTGGATGAGGCTGTGCGCAAGGGCCTGGTTGGCCCCGAGCTACACGACCGGCTGCTGTCAGCCGAGCGGGCCGTGACCGGCTACCGCGACCCCTACACGGAGCAGACCATCTCACTATTCCAGGCCATGAAGAAGGACCTGATCCCTGCCGAGGAGGCCTTACGGCTGCTGGATGCCCAGCTGGCCACAGGTGGCATCGTAGACCCACACCTGGGCTTCCACCTTCCACTGGAGGTAGCCTACCAGCGTGGCTACCTCAGTGTGGACACACACGACCAGCTGTCGGAGCCCAGCGAGGTGCGCGCCTACGTGGACCCGTCCACGGACGAGCGCCTGAGCTACACGCAGCTGCTCCGGCGGTGCCGCCAGGACGAGAAGAGCGGCCAGCTGCTGCTGCCGCTCTCAGACGCCCGCAAGCTGACCTTCCGTGGCCTGCGCAAGCAGATCACAGTGGAAGAGCTGGTGCGTTCGCAGGTCATGGATGAGGCCACAGCACGGCAGCTGCAGGAGGGCCTGGCCTCTGTCGAGGAGGTCACCAAGAACCTGCAGAAGTTCTTGGAGGGCACCAGCTGCATCGCCGGGGTGTTTGTCGATGCCACCAAGGAGCGGCTGTCGGTGTACCAGGCCATGAAGAAGGGCATCATCCGGCCCGGCACGGCCTTTGAGCTCCTAGAGGCCCAGGCGGCCACTGGCTACATCATCGACCCCATCAAGGGGCTCAAGCTGACCGTGGAGGAAGCTGTGCGCATGGGCATTGTGGGTCCAGAGTTCAAGGACAAGCTGCTGTCGGCCGAGCGCGCTGTCACCGGCTATAAGGACCCTTACTCTGGGAAGCTCATCTCTCTGTTCCAGGCCATGAAGAAGGGCCTGATCCTCAAGGACCACGGCATCCGCCTGCTGGAGGCCCAGATTGCCACGGGCGGCATCATTGACCCCGAGGAGAGCCACCGGCTGCCCGTGGAGGTGGCCTACAAGCGCGGCCTGTTTGACGAGGAGATGAACGAGATCCTGACCGACCCCTCAGATGACACCAAGGGCTTTTTCGACCCCAACACGGAGGAGAACCTCACCTACCTGCAGCTGATGGAGCGCTGCATCACCGACCCCCAGACGGCCCTCTGCCTCCTGCCATTGAAGGAGAAGAAGCGGGAGCGGAAGACGTCCTCCAAGTCCTCCGTGCGCAAGCGCCGCGTGGTGATCGTGGACCCTGAGACGGGCAAGGAGATGTCGGTGTATGAGGCCTACCGCAAGGGCCTGATTGACCACCAGACGTACCTGGAGTTGTCCGAGCAGGAGTGCGAGTGGGAGGAGATCACCATCTCCTCCTCGGATGGCGTGGTCAAGTCCATGATCATTGACCGCCGCTCCGGCCGCCAGTACGACATTGATGAGGCCATCACCAAGAACCTCATTGACCGCTCGGCGCTGGACCAGTACCGCGCCGGCACGCTCTCCATCACTGAGTTTGCCGACATGCTCTCGGGCAACGCCAGCGGCTTCCGCTCCCGCTCATCCTCTGTGGGGTCCTCCTCCTCCTATCCCATCAGCCCAGCCGTCTCCAGAACCCAGCTGGCCTCCTGGTCCGACCCCACTGAGGAGACGGGCCCCGTGGCCGGCATCCTGGACACAGAGACACTGGAGAAGGTGTCGATCACAGAGGCCATGCACCGGAACCTGGTGGACAACATCACCGGGCAGCGGCTGCTGGAGGCGCAGGCCTGCACCGGGGGCATCATTGACCCCAACACCGGCGAGCGCTTCCCCGTCACCGACGCCGTCAACAAGGGCTTGGTGGACAAGATCATGGTGGACCGCATCAACCTGGCCCAGAAGGCCTTCTGCGGCTTCGAGGACCCACGCACCAAGACCAAGATGTCGGCCGCCCAGGCCCTGAAGAAGGGCTGGCTCTACTACGAGGCAGGCCAGCGCTTCCTGGAGGTGCAGTACCTGACGGGAGGCCTGATCGAGCCCGACACGCCCGGCCGCGTTCCCCTGGACGAGGCCCTGCAGCGCGGCATGGTGGATGCCCGCACCGCCCAGAAGCTGCGTGACGTGGGCGCGTACTCCAAGTACCTCACTTGCCCCAAGACCAAGCTCAAGATCTCCTACAAGGACGCGCTAGACCGCAGCATGGTGGAGGACGGCACGGGGCTGCGGCTGCTGGAGGCTGCTGCCCAGTCCAGCAAGGGCTATTACAGCCCCTACAGCGTCAGCGGCTCTGGCTCGACGACCGGCTCCCGCACCGGCTCGCGCACTGGCTCCCGAGCCGGTTCCCGCCGGGGCAGCTTTGATGCCACCGGCTCCGGCTTCTCCATgaccttctcttcctcctcctactCCTCCTCGGGCTACGGCCGCCGCTATGCATCAGGGCCCACGTCCTCCGTGGGGGGCCCCGAGTCTGCTGCAGCCTGAAGCCTGCCTGccccccccacctgccctcctgcTCTGCATGTGGCCAGGCTCCCCGCCCAGGCGCTGGCTCTTTCTTTGCTGTTTAAAGGTGTCTTCCTCCTAAGCGGTGCCTAAAGTTTAACCAAAAAGACCAgactaatatattaatatatacatgcTGTCCAGACAGCTTATGTCTTGGGGGACAGGGTCGATCCAGCCACACTGACCACCTCTCCCCCAGGCCCCTCCTCTCTACCTGCCACTCACCACAGCCAGGTGCCTTGGAGGGTCCAGAGCCAGGCCCCCAACTTAGCCCTCCCATCTTCCCAGGGAGGGGTCTACTTGGTGGAGGTCCCCTGCCCTACAGGCCGGCCACACCCAACGACCAACCAATCCTAGCTGCTTTGGGCGGCCTGTCACTAGCAGGGCTCTCAGGGCCTCCATTTTTCATCTGTTTCCAGAACTGACCTGTTGGCTCAGTGGGCCTTGCCAGGGACGGAGGGGACCTGGGCCAGCCATCTCTTCCAGCCTGCCCAGAGAAGCCCCTCCCCCATGGGAAGGTGAGGGTCCAGTCCGCAGAACCAGCCTGGGCCCAGGTCCTGCACAGCCCCTAACCCCCAACACTCTCCTGAGACCCCAGGCCTCTGGCTTCAGCCTTTTAGCCTCAGCTCCCTAGTAAGTGCCTTCTGTGTCCCCCTCGTACCCCAGGCCCCAAGGACCCAGGCCTGAGGTGGGAGATACACCCTCCTGGTGAATCTCGGGTGTGCTGGTTCTTCTCCCCCATGGACTCCGTGGCCCATTGAGCCTGGGGTGCTGCCTGCCTGTCTCTCCAGGGAGCTCAGCCCTTCATTGGTCCCAGGGACACTGGCTGGATGGTCTGTGCCAACCCAGGCAGCCCAGCCCAGTCCCTGCCCCACCGAGCCCCCAGTCTTGGTGACTTTCACCCCTGCCTCTACCCTCTGACTGTGCTTTGCATGTTCCACTAACCTGGGCAGGTGGTGGGTGGAGGCGCCAGGCTTCCGGCTGCCTCCGTGAGGGCAGAACACTAACCTGACCATGGGCGGGCCTGTGGTGCCCGCCCCAATAAAAGCAATTCCACCCTCCTGTGGGTCCTGCGTCACTCTTTTGTCCTGGGGTCAAGTGTGCGTTGAGGTACGGTGGATGCTACAGCCCCGGGCTCGGAGTTTGGCTGCTGTGTCCTGGCCCAGGGCAGAGGAGCTGGGCCTCAGCGAAGACATTGGCCTGAGGCCACATGTCTCAGGCCAGAGAAACCCAGGTGAGCAGGCCTGAGCAGAGGCCAGGCGGAGGCTGGACCAGCTGCTGGCCATTCCCCGCCCTGCTGTCAGTTCAGGTGATGACCTGTCACTGCACAGCCCCTTCGGCTGGGTTTGTGATCGGCACTTCTGAGGTGGGGTGTCACATGCCCTCATATCAGTCTGCCATCAGCTGTGCCCCCCACCGCAGTGTGGAAATAAGCTGGTTCCCATCAGCCAAGGGTGGCCCTTCAGAGGAGGGTGTTGGGAGCCGGAGCAGAGCCTCAGCCCCCTGCTGGCGTCACCCTGGCCCCTCCGGTCCACTTGCCCCTCACATTTGTATTACAGCCTCTCTAGGTTTCTTCCTGGGAAAACTTAGAAGGAGGGTGAGTGGACACCTACAGCCCCCTAAGCCCCTGGTCCTGAGGCCACAAGTGATGCTCATCTCCTGCTTTGCCCGGGGCAGGTGGCGACCAGACCCTCATCTTTGGGGTCTGTGTTGTGGTGACCATGCCCCTGTCGGGCTCTGCTCGCCTTGACCACTTACAGTTGAAGCTAGTTCAGAAATACTGAGGTGCCCTGGACTGTGGCCTACCTCCACGTGACGGTCAGGACCATCCCTGCCAGGATGGTGACTGCCTGGCCTGCTGGTCCACTGGAATAAAGAACTGTCATGGTGGCAGCCATAGCTGTAAGTTGAGTGTGACACTTTCTCACTGTGTCTCAGGTGGTGGTGTTTTTCTTCTGGAGACCAGGACTATTATGTTCTCACAGCCTTTTAGAGGAGGTCTCAGAGTCGCTGCTATCTGTGCTTGTGCTGTTCTCGGGGGGCCTGAGAAAGCTTCCACTTCATGGGCTCTGGCTCTGAGACCTGGCTGAGACGGGGAAGCAGACCCATGATTATATTTTCATTGATAACGTTGAtgtagaattttctttttgttctatatGTAATAAGCTAGTGGCTTTCAAAGCATGGCCCCTGGACCACCAGCACCAGGACCACCTGGGAGCTCGTGAGATGCACAGTCTcgaccccaccccaggccctttGAACTAGAAACTCTGGGGCTTGACCCAGCTACTCATGTTTTAAGCCCTGCAGGTGATTGGCAGGAGCTAGAGAACTACTTGTCAGCTGCCCCTCACTGGCTGCCCATCTCTTTCATGTCTCAGGGCTACATGCTCTGTAAGCTGTCCTCGTATATCCCCATGGACCAGGCTCTCCGGCTGCCATTTCACCCTTCCCGTCTGTGTTcagctggggctgctgtaacaagtacTGCAGACTGGGGACtgaaaaaaacagatattttttcacagttctggaagctagaagtcttgAGTTCAAactgtgggcagggctggttcctgctga
Above is a window of Rhinolophus sinicus isolate RSC01 linkage group LG12, ASM3656204v1, whole genome shotgun sequence DNA encoding:
- the PLEC gene encoding plectin isoform X17, producing MEPSGGLFPSLVVVGHVVTLAAVWHWRRGRRRVQDEQDERDRVQKKTFTKWVNKHLIKAQRHISDLYEDLRDGHNLISLLEVLSGDSLPRERDIIRSSRLPREKGRMRFHKLQNVQIALDYLRHRQVKLVNIRNDDIADGNPKLTLGLIWTIILHFQISDIQVSGQSEDMTAKEKLLLWSQRMVEGYQGLRCDNFTSSWRDGRLFNAIIHRHKPMLIDMNKVYRQTNLENLDQAFSVAERDLGVTRLLDPEDVDVPQPDEKSIITYVSSLYDAMPRVPDVQDGVKANELQLRWQEYRELVLLLLQWIRHHTASFEERRFPSSFEEIEILWCQFLKFKETELPAKEADKNRSKGIYQSLEGAVNAGQLKMPPGYHPLDVEKEWGKLHVAILEREKQLRSEFERLESLQRIVSKLQMEAGLCEEQLNQADALLQSDIRLLATGKAAQRAGEVERDLDKADHMLRILFNDVQSLKDGRHPQGEQMYRRVYRLHERLVAIRTEYNLRLKAGVAAPVTQVTQVTQSTQSTQRRPELEDSTLRYLHDLLAWVEENQRRVDSAEWGVDLPSVEAQLGSHRGLHQSIEEFRAKIERARTDEGQLAPAIRGTYRDCLGRLDLQFAKLLNSSKARLRSLESLHGFVAAATKELMWLSEREEEEVGFDWSERNANMAAKKESYSALMRELELKEKKIKEIQSTGDRLLREDHPARPTVESFQAALQTQWSWMLQLCCCIEAHLKENTAYFQFFSDVREAEEQLRKLQETLRRKYTCDRSITVTRLEDLLQDAQDEKDQLSEYRGHLSGLAKRAKAIVQLKPRTAVHPTRGSIPLLAVCDYKQVEVTVHKGDKCQMVGPAQPFHWKVVSSCGSEAAVPSVCFLVPPPNQEAQEAVSRLEAQHQALVTLWQQLHVDMKSLLAWQNFSRDLQLIRSWSLVTFRTLKPEEQRQALRALELHYQAFLRDSQDASSFGPEDRLQAEREYSSCSRHYQQLLQSLEQGEQEESRCQRCISELKDIRLQLEACETRTVHRLRLPLDKEPARECAQRIAEQQKAQAEVEGLGKGVARLSAEAEKVLALPEPSPAAPTLRSELELTLGKLEQVRSLSAIYLEKLKTISLVIRSTQGAEDVLRVHEEQLKEAQAVPATLPELEATKAALKKLRAQAEAQQPVFDALRDELRGAQEVGEQLQQRHGERDVEVERWRERVTQLLERWQAVLAQTDVRQRELEQLGRQLRYYRESADPLGAWLQDAKQRQEKIQAVPLANSQAVREQLRQEKALLEEIERHREKVEECQRFAKQYINAIKDYELQLVTYKAQLEPVASPAKKPKVQSGSESVIQEYVDLRTRYSELTTLTSQYIKFISETLRRMEEEERLAEQQRAEERERLAEVEAALEKQRQLAEAHAQAKAQAEREAQELQRRMQEEVVRREEAAVDAQQQKRSIQEELEHLRQSSDAEIQAKARQVEAAERSRLRIEEEIRVVRLQLENTERQRGGAEDELQALRARAEEAEAQKRQAQEEAERLRRQVKDETQRKRQAEAELALRVKAEAEAAREKQRALQALEELRLQAEEADRRLRQAEVERARQVQVALETAQRSAAVELQSKRASFAEKTAQLERTLQEEHVTVTQLREEAERHAQQQAQAERAREEAERELERWQLKANEALRLRLQAEEVAQQKSLAQAEAEKQKEEAEREARRRGKAEEQAVRQRELAEQELEKQRQLAEGTAQQRLAAEQELIRLRAETEQGEQQRQLLEEELARLQREAAAATQKRQELEAELAKVRAEMEVLLASKARAEEESRSTSEKSKQRLETEASRFRELAEEAARLRALAEEAKRQRQLAEEDAARQRAEAERVLAEKLAAISEATRLKTEAEIALKEKEAENERLRRLAEDEAFQRRRLEEQAAQHKADIEERLAQLRRASESEMERQRALVEDTLRQRRQVEEEILALKASFEKAAAGKAELELELGRIRGDAENTLRSKEQAEVEAARQRQLAAEEEQRRREAEERVQKSLAAEEEAARQRKAALEEVERLKAKVEEARRLRERAEQESARQLQLAQDAAQKRLQAEEKAHAFAVQQKEQELQQTLQQEQSMLERLRGEAEAARSAAEEAEEARERAEREAAQSRRQVEEAERLKQAAEEQAQARAQAQAAAEKLRKEAEQEAARRTQAEQAALRQKQAADAEMEKHKKFAEQTLRQKAQVEQELTTLRLQLEETDHQKGILDEELQRLKAEVTEATRQRGQVEEELFSVRVQMEELGKLKARIEAENRALILRDKDNTQRFLEEEAEKMKQVAEEAARLSVAAQEAARLRQLAEEDLAQQRALAEKMLKEKMQAVQEATRLKAEAQLLQQQKELAQEQARRLQEDKEQMAQQLVQETQGFQRTLEAERQRQLEMSAEAERLKLRVAEMSRAQARAEEDAQRFRKQAEEIGEKLHRTELATQEKVTLVQTLEIQRQQSDQDADRLREAIAELEREKEKLREEARSLQLKSEEMQTVQQEQLLQETQALQQSFLSEKDSLLQRERFIEQEKAKLERLFQDEVAKAQELREEQRRQQQQMEQEKQQLLASMEEARRQQREAEEGVRRKQEELQRLEQQRQQQEKLLAEENQRLRERLQQLEEEHRAALAHSQVVASKILPNGRDAPDGPATDAEPEHAFDGLRRKVPAQRLQEVGILSMEEVQRLEQGHTTVAQLSQREDVRRYLQGRSSIAGLLLEPTGEKLSVYAALQRQLLSPGTALILLEAQAASGFLLDPVRNRRLTVNEAVKEGLVGPELHHKLLSAERAVTGYKDPYTGEQISLFQAMKKDLIVRDHGIRLLEAQIATGGIIDPVHSHRVPVHVAYQRGYFDEEMNRVLADPSDDTKGFFDPNTHENLTYLQLMERCVEDSETGLRLLPLTDQAAKGGELVYTDSEARDVFEKATVSAPFGKFQGRTVTIWELINSEYFTAEQRRDLLRQFRTGKVTVEKIIKIVITVVEEHEQKGQLCFEGLRALVPAAELLDSQVINRDLYRQLQRGERSVQEVAEVDAVRQALRGTNVIAGVWLEEAGQKLSIYEALKKELLQPEVAVALLEAQAGTGHIIDPATSARLTVDDAVRAGLVGPELHEKLLSAEKAVTGYKDPYSGQSVSLFQALKKGLIPKEQGLRLLDAQLSTGGIVDPSRSHRVPLDVACARGYLDKETSKALLAPRDDAKTYYDPSTREPVTYGQLQQQCRPDQLTGLSLLPLSEKAARARQEEIYSELQARETFQKTTVEVPMGSFQGRTVTIWELISSEYFTEEQRLELLRQFRTGKVTVEKIIKIVITIVEEVETVRREKLSFSGLRAPVPASELLAAGVLSSAQFEQLKDGKTSVKDLSEVDSVRTLLQGTGCLAGIYLEDSKEKVTIYEAMRRGLLRPSTAALLLEAQAATGFLVDPVRNQRLYVHEAVKAGIVGPELHEKLLSAEKAVTGYKDPYSGNTISLFQAMKKGLVLRDHGIRLLEAQIATGGIIDPVHSHRVPVHVAYQRGYFDEEMNRVLADPSDDTKGFFDPNTHENLTYRQLLERCVEDPETGLRLLPLKGAEKVEVVETTQVYTEEETRRAFEETQIDIPGGGSHGGSTMSLWEVMQSDLIPKEQQARLMADFQAGRVTKERMIIIIIEIIEKTEIIRQQNLASYDYVRRRLTAEDLYEARVISREAYNLLREGTKSLREVLEAESAWRYLYGSGCVAGVYLPGSRQTLTIYQALRRGLLSAEVARLLLEAQAATGFLLDPVKGERLTVDEAVRKGLVGPELHDRLLSAERAVTGYRDPYTEQTISLFQAMKKDLIPAEEALRLLDAQLATGGIVDPHLGFHLPLEVAYQRGYLSVDTHDQLSEPSEVRAYVDPSTDERLSYTQLLRRCRQDEKSGQLLLPLSDARKLTFRGLRKQITVEELVRSQVMDEATARQLQEGLASVEEVTKNLQKFLEGTSCIAGVFVDATKERLSVYQAMKKGIIRPGTAFELLEAQAATGYIIDPIKGLKLTVEEAVRMGIVGPEFKDKLLSAERAVTGYKDPYSGKLISLFQAMKKGLILKDHGIRLLEAQIATGGIIDPEESHRLPVEVAYKRGLFDEEMNEILTDPSDDTKGFFDPNTEENLTYLQLMERCITDPQTALCLLPLKEKKRERKTSSKSSVRKRRVVIVDPETGKEMSVYEAYRKGLIDHQTYLELSEQECEWEEITISSSDGVVKSMIIDRRSGRQYDIDEAITKNLIDRSALDQYRAGTLSITEFADMLSGNASGFRSRSSSVGSSSSYPISPAVSRTQLASWSDPTEETGPVAGILDTETLEKVSITEAMHRNLVDNITGQRLLEAQACTGGIIDPNTGERFPVTDAVNKGLVDKIMVDRINLAQKAFCGFEDPRTKTKMSAAQALKKGWLYYEAGQRFLEVQYLTGGLIEPDTPGRVPLDEALQRGMVDARTAQKLRDVGAYSKYLTCPKTKLKISYKDALDRSMVEDGTGLRLLEAAAQSSKGYYSPYSVSGSGSTTGSRTGSRTGSRAGSRRGSFDATGSGFSMTFSSSSYSSSGYGRRYASGPTSSVGGPESAAA